A window from Shewanella livingstonensis encodes these proteins:
- the asnB gene encoding asparagine synthase B, translating to MCSIFSILDIKTDASQLRQVALEMSKLLRHRGPDWSGIYADNNAILTHERLSIVDVDHGAQPLISFDGNLVLAVNGEIYNHKQLKAQLGDKYQYKTNSDCEVILSLYQEYGCDFLDKLNGIFAFVLYDKAKGTYLIGRDHMGIIPLYTGLDASGNFYVASEMKALMPVCKTVAEFYPGQYLYSADGKPTQYYHRDWRDFDAVKDNPASIEELREALEAAVKRQLMSDVPYGVLLSGGLDSSVISAITQTYAKHRIENDGETGAWWPQLHSFAVGLAESPDLVAAQKVADAIGTIHHPIVYTFQEGLDAIKEVIYHLETYDVTTIRAATPMYLMARKIKAMGIKMVLSGEGADELFGGYLYFHKAPNAQAFHEELVRKLDKLHLFDCLRANKAMAAWGLEARVPFLDKEFIDVAMRINPEAKMSKDGRIEKHILRQAFEHKLPKEVVWRQKEQFSDGVGYSWIDGLKAHAAENVDDVQFANAKFRFPYNTPESKEAYFYRSFFEEFFPLASAAETVPGGKTVACSTPEALLWDASLQGINDPSGRAVKNVHASAY from the coding sequence ATGTGTTCAATATTTTCAATTTTAGACATCAAAACAGATGCAAGCCAACTTCGCCAAGTGGCGTTAGAAATGTCAAAACTACTGCGCCACCGCGGTCCAGATTGGTCAGGCATTTATGCTGATAACAACGCTATTTTAACTCATGAACGTTTATCGATTGTAGACGTTGACCACGGAGCTCAACCGCTTATCAGCTTTGATGGCAACTTAGTATTAGCCGTAAACGGTGAAATTTATAACCACAAGCAGTTAAAGGCTCAACTGGGCGACAAATACCAGTATAAAACCAACTCAGATTGTGAAGTGATTCTGTCACTTTATCAGGAATACGGTTGTGACTTTTTAGACAAACTAAACGGTATCTTTGCATTCGTACTGTATGACAAAGCCAAAGGCACTTATTTAATCGGTCGCGACCACATGGGTATAATCCCACTTTACACCGGTCTTGATGCGTCGGGTAACTTCTACGTTGCCTCTGAAATGAAAGCATTAATGCCAGTATGTAAAACCGTTGCTGAGTTCTATCCTGGTCAGTATTTATATTCTGCCGACGGTAAACCAACTCAGTATTATCATCGTGACTGGCGCGATTTTGACGCCGTTAAAGATAACCCAGCTAGCATTGAAGAATTACGTGAAGCATTAGAAGCAGCGGTGAAACGCCAGTTAATGTCAGATGTACCTTACGGGGTATTATTGTCTGGAGGCTTAGATTCATCAGTAATATCGGCTATTACTCAGACTTATGCTAAACATCGTATTGAGAATGATGGTGAAACGGGCGCGTGGTGGCCACAACTGCATTCATTTGCAGTAGGGTTAGCAGAATCTCCTGATTTGGTTGCGGCGCAAAAAGTGGCCGATGCTATTGGCACTATTCATCACCCTATTGTGTATACCTTCCAAGAAGGTTTAGATGCCATTAAAGAAGTGATTTATCACCTCGAAACATACGATGTCACCACCATTCGTGCCGCTACGCCAATGTATTTAATGGCGCGTAAAATTAAAGCCATGGGCATTAAAATGGTGTTGTCAGGCGAAGGTGCAGATGAGTTATTCGGTGGCTATTTGTATTTCCATAAAGCGCCGAACGCCCAAGCGTTCCATGAAGAATTAGTGCGTAAGCTAGATAAACTGCATTTATTTGATTGCTTACGCGCCAACAAAGCCATGGCAGCATGGGGACTTGAAGCGCGGGTACCATTCTTAGATAAAGAGTTTATTGACGTAGCCATGCGCATTAACCCTGAAGCGAAGATGTCTAAAGATGGTCGCATCGAGAAGCACATTTTACGTCAAGCGTTTGAGCACAAATTACCAAAAGAAGTGGTATGGCGCCAAAAAGAACAGTTCAGTGACGGCGTGGGTTACTCTTGGATTGACGGCTTAAAAGCCCATGCAGCAGAAAACGTAGATGACGTGCAATTTGCTAACGCAAAATTCCGTTTCCCATACAACACGCCAGAGTCGAAAGAAGCCTATTTCTACCGTAGTTTCTTTGAAGAGTTTTTCCCATTAGCCAGTGCAGCTGAAACGGTGCCAGGTGGAAAAACAGTGGCATGTTCAACGCCAGAAGCTCTTCTGTGGGATGCCAGTTTACAAGGCATAAACGACCCATCTGGCCGTGCGGTTAAAAACGTGCACGCCAGCGCCTATTAG
- a CDS encoding DUF748 domain-containing protein: MTLSFAQTRPRIQKLALYGLTVYLLGCAVLGGLVPYIAKQQAPTLLTEQLGRDVSLQDVSINPFTLEFSVSGLVINELNSQQTFASLATAYGNIQLWQSLTSWSLVIKDIRLEQPSIRISRTQTANQQVTFNFSDIIQRLDQNTQPTLADTEPTSMPAINITSIELQQGVFTLDDNITDTHINYPNINVSLSQFSSLSTALDGQQDHFNHYKLSIEDQFKGSVAVQGQFQLAPLAIQGDLDVTGIDLSRYWSFVDQLFAINLAQGVLSLNGHYKVILQDKNLAPISNINVTKAQISINHFKALHQQDEKISIDVLALKNINIDSQTKRISIDEFHTENGKIKLNITPTGADLVALLLPKDTELTTAVDTVSHTKTDGSESETSSSLSKTNTTKASSTEPENTITDKTIAVVNKVTAELATVPDIDIENKAAEDVTSAVTRDKMSLDTNQQMQVSTSTPVSESEPTSVTEPNLPSAQPKMVTASKAVDVDASWLVTLDKISMAKYQVDLGEGIASNNIILWQIGPIDVTTGIIKSDLSTPIDYQFSTGINAQSVLTSVGQIDAIAQTVDAEIDFSNMLLSRLQPYIAPYINITIEDGMFSTKGHLYADAKDTLTYSGSANISQLHINDNVLKQPLLTWETMGINQLAFDRQQAKIDIDEINFDNLFSRLIISADRTTNISALINKNDTAIAAKQTRDELKNVNAADTNATAVTLLVNNESITTQDSPQLQLNINKIAVKDSSAFFADNSLTPNFASGIEMLNGQITNLSSNPETTASVDLTGKIDKYAPVTLKGDVNPLLAQPYLDLNLNFDKVELTSVNPYSGTYAGYYIDKGQLSLDLTYQLKNNKLVGSNHVVIDQLKLGKRSNSSLATSLPVTLAVALLQDRHGVIDLGVDVSGDIDSPSFSFGSVIIKALGNIITKAVTSPFSFLASLMGDDEELDKISFDYGLSTISLKQKATLDKLAKALIDRPLLNLNIKGSVDLINDQQALAETKLHKKLAKAAGIKFKDFPKSISASQFPVTGPLADALYQLFEQELSQQPLDIKQTLQQQTPELTEAELMTRWHIGLYNMLKNQQPFTNDEFGQLAQQRARAVKAYLIDQAGIDAGKVFVLESRINTAEDAAQALLELQVK; this comes from the coding sequence ATGACCTTGTCTTTTGCTCAAACGCGACCTCGTATTCAAAAATTAGCCCTTTATGGATTAACCGTTTATCTATTGGGTTGTGCTGTACTTGGTGGCTTAGTCCCTTATATTGCCAAACAACAAGCTCCTACACTATTAACAGAGCAATTAGGCCGAGACGTCAGCTTGCAAGACGTTAGTATCAATCCTTTTACCTTAGAATTTAGCGTATCGGGTTTGGTCATTAATGAACTCAATAGCCAGCAAACCTTTGCGTCATTAGCCACCGCGTATGGCAACATTCAATTATGGCAATCGTTAACGTCTTGGTCATTGGTGATTAAAGATATCCGCTTAGAGCAACCTAGCATTAGAATTTCACGAACTCAAACAGCTAATCAACAAGTAACATTTAACTTCAGCGACATTATTCAGCGTCTAGATCAAAATACTCAGCCGACACTTGCTGATACCGAACCCACCAGCATGCCAGCGATAAATATTACCAGCATTGAGCTGCAACAAGGTGTGTTCACTTTAGACGACAACATCACCGATACTCATATCAACTACCCCAATATCAATGTGTCACTAAGCCAATTTAGTAGTTTGAGTACCGCATTAGATGGCCAACAAGATCACTTTAATCATTATAAATTAAGCATAGAAGATCAATTTAAAGGCTCGGTAGCAGTGCAAGGGCAATTCCAATTAGCGCCACTGGCAATACAAGGTGATCTCGACGTTACTGGCATTGATTTATCGCGCTATTGGTCTTTTGTCGATCAGCTATTTGCGATTAATTTAGCACAAGGCGTGCTAAGCCTAAACGGCCACTATAAGGTAATATTACAAGATAAAAACTTAGCGCCTATAAGTAATATTAACGTCACCAAGGCGCAAATATCGATTAACCATTTTAAGGCGTTACATCAGCAAGATGAAAAAATTTCTATTGATGTATTAGCGTTGAAAAACATCAATATTGATAGTCAAACAAAACGTATTAGCATCGATGAGTTTCATACCGAAAATGGTAAAATAAAACTTAATATTACTCCAACAGGCGCTGATCTGGTTGCCTTACTGTTGCCTAAAGATACTGAGCTAACAACGGCTGTCGATACTGTTAGTCACACGAAAACTGATGGCTCAGAGTCAGAAACATCAAGCTCACTGAGCAAAACAAATACCACAAAAGCGAGTAGTACAGAGCCAGAGAATACCATTACAGACAAAACAATTGCAGTAGTGAATAAGGTCACTGCAGAGCTAGCAACTGTGCCAGATATCGACATCGAAAACAAAGCGGCAGAAGACGTTACAAGCGCTGTTACTCGCGATAAAATGAGCCTTGACACCAACCAACAAATGCAAGTTTCTACCTCGACACCAGTATCAGAGTCTGAACCGACCTCTGTAACTGAGCCGAACTTACCTTCTGCTCAACCTAAAATGGTAACGGCATCTAAAGCAGTCGATGTTGACGCATCTTGGTTAGTTACACTGGATAAAATTAGTATGGCAAAATACCAAGTAGATCTTGGTGAAGGTATTGCGAGTAATAATATTATTCTTTGGCAAATTGGCCCTATAGATGTTACCACCGGCATTATAAAATCTGATTTATCAACCCCGATTGATTATCAATTTTCGACCGGCATCAATGCTCAGAGCGTATTAACCTCTGTTGGACAAATTGATGCAATAGCGCAAACCGTTGATGCTGAAATCGATTTCAGCAATATGTTATTGTCACGCTTGCAGCCCTATATCGCCCCATACATTAATATCACTATTGAAGACGGCATGTTTTCGACTAAGGGCCACTTATATGCTGATGCAAAAGATACGCTCACTTACTCTGGCAGCGCAAACATCAGCCAATTGCACATTAACGACAATGTGTTAAAACAACCGCTACTGACATGGGAAACCATGGGCATCAATCAGTTAGCATTTGATCGCCAGCAAGCTAAAATTGATATTGATGAAATAAACTTCGACAATCTGTTTAGTCGCCTAATTATTTCAGCTGATCGCACCACCAATATCAGTGCATTAATCAACAAAAATGACACAGCAATTGCTGCTAAACAAACTCGCGATGAACTTAAAAACGTTAACGCAGCAGACACTAATGCAACAGCAGTAACCTTATTGGTAAACAATGAGTCAATAACCACTCAAGACTCTCCCCAACTGCAGCTCAATATTAATAAAATTGCAGTTAAAGACAGCTCAGCCTTCTTTGCTGATAACTCGTTAACCCCCAATTTTGCTTCGGGTATTGAAATGCTTAACGGCCAAATCACCAACTTGTCATCGAACCCTGAAACCACTGCATCAGTGGATTTAACTGGCAAAATAGACAAGTATGCCCCGGTAACCTTAAAGGGCGATGTGAATCCGTTACTCGCACAGCCTTATCTTGACCTTAACTTGAACTTTGACAAAGTCGAACTGACTTCAGTTAATCCTTATTCAGGCACCTATGCTGGCTATTATATTGATAAAGGCCAACTGTCATTAGATCTCACCTACCAACTAAAAAATAACAAATTAGTGGGTAGTAATCATGTGGTTATTGATCAGCTAAAACTGGGTAAACGCAGTAACAGCAGCCTGGCAACGAGCTTGCCAGTGACCTTAGCAGTGGCATTATTACAAGATCGCCACGGCGTGATTGACTTGGGCGTTGATGTTTCCGGAGACATTGACTCACCCAGCTTCAGCTTTGGTAGTGTCATTATTAAGGCGTTAGGCAATATTATTACTAAAGCCGTCACCTCACCTTTTTCGTTTTTAGCAAGCCTTATGGGTGACGATGAGGAACTGGATAAAATCAGTTTTGATTATGGCCTCAGCACGATTTCACTTAAGCAAAAAGCCACTTTAGACAAACTGGCTAAAGCGTTAATAGACCGACCGCTATTGAATCTTAATATCAAAGGCAGTGTCGACTTAATTAACGACCAACAAGCCTTAGCAGAAACTAAACTGCATAAAAAGTTGGCAAAAGCGGCGGGGATTAAATTTAAAGATTTCCCTAAAAGTATCTCTGCCAGCCAGTTCCCCGTAACAGGGCCGCTAGCTGATGCACTGTATCAATTGTTTGAGCAAGAATTGTCGCAACAGCCATTAGACATCAAACAAACGCTTCAACAACAAACACCAGAACTAACGGAAGCAGAACTAATGACTCGCTGGCATATTGGCTTATACAATATGCTTAAAAACCAACAGCCGTTCACTAACGATGAATTTGGCCAATTAGCACAACAGCGCGCCAGAGCCGTTAAAGCCTATCTAATCGATCAAGCTGGTATAGATGCTGGTAAAGTATTTGTACTTGAAAGCCGTATCAACACCGCAGAAGATGCTGCTCAAGCCTTGCTTGAACTACAAGTAAAATAA
- a CDS encoding GNAT family N-acetyltransferase — MQIRLASSIDLEPLSLLFDLYRQQLQQPSDYPACRSFLKNRLAENDSMIFVSIREDEMVGFIQLYPSFSSLRLAPVWYLEDVFVLPDYQQQDVVSQMHKKAQLLAHSAGVLLINQQHSEVPVGSESLSCLV, encoded by the coding sequence ATGCAAATCCGTCTTGCTTCGAGCATTGATTTAGAACCGTTGAGCCTGCTATTTGATTTGTATCGGCAGCAACTGCAGCAACCCTCTGATTATCCTGCGTGTCGTTCATTTTTGAAAAATCGCTTGGCCGAAAATGATTCAATGATTTTCGTCTCCATCAGGGAAGATGAAATGGTAGGTTTTATTCAATTGTATCCGTCGTTTTCTTCATTACGCCTAGCCCCAGTATGGTATTTGGAAGATGTGTTTGTTCTGCCTGACTATCAGCAACAGGATGTGGTTAGCCAAATGCATAAAAAAGCCCAGTTGCTAGCGCATAGCGCTGGGGTATTATTGATTAATCAGCAGCATTCAGAAGTGCCAGTAGGGTCTGAATCACTCAGTTGTTTAGTATAA
- a CDS encoding DUF1289 domain-containing protein: MPFGPNNRNHNNNSNIASPCVRQCCLDAQDVCLGCHRSLDEILAWHTMDDQQKIALLETLQQRAIACKKR, encoded by the coding sequence ATGCCGTTTGGTCCGAATAACCGTAATCACAACAACAATAGCAACATTGCCTCACCGTGCGTGAGGCAATGTTGTTTAGACGCGCAGGATGTCTGTTTAGGCTGTCATCGTAGCCTCGACGAAATTCTAGCTTGGCATACCATGGACGATCAACAAAAAATCGCCTTATTGGAAACATTACAACAACGCGCTATTGCCTGTAAAAAGCGTTAG
- a CDS encoding DUF445 domain-containing protein — MNKSILTNLIAAILMVVGYVLQQHIVMTIGLFALSGALTNWLAIHMLFEKVPGLYGSGVVPSRFEEFKAGIKHLMMKQFFTQENIDRFLTTSSASSIDLTPVIEKIDLAPSFDALVSTIEKSSFGGMLAMFGGTEALIPLKEPFIEKMKLSLVELAQSEEFNAILVNELEKPNVIADMQAKVANIVDQRLNELTPELVKQIIQDMIKTHLGWLVVWGGVFGGIIGAVAAVLQQ; from the coding sequence TTGAATAAGAGCATATTAACCAACCTTATCGCGGCCATTCTTATGGTGGTCGGGTATGTGTTACAGCAACACATTGTGATGACCATAGGATTATTTGCATTGTCTGGTGCATTAACAAATTGGTTGGCAATCCATATGTTGTTTGAAAAAGTCCCTGGTTTGTATGGCTCTGGCGTGGTTCCATCAAGATTTGAAGAGTTTAAAGCTGGTATTAAACATCTCATGATGAAGCAGTTTTTTACTCAAGAGAATATTGACCGTTTTTTAACAACGAGCAGTGCCAGTAGTATTGATTTAACCCCGGTGATTGAAAAAATTGATTTAGCGCCTTCATTTGATGCACTCGTCTCGACTATAGAGAAGTCGTCGTTTGGGGGCATGTTAGCCATGTTTGGCGGTACCGAGGCGTTAATTCCTTTAAAAGAACCCTTTATTGAAAAAATGAAACTGTCTTTAGTTGAGTTGGCTCAAAGTGAAGAGTTTAATGCGATTTTAGTTAATGAGCTCGAAAAGCCCAATGTTATCGCCGACATGCAAGCAAAAGTGGCTAATATTGTTGATCAGCGTTTAAATGAACTCACGCCTGAATTAGTTAAACAGATTATTCAAGATATGATTAAAACCCACTTAGGTTGGTTAGTTGTATGGGGCGGTGTGTTTGGCGGTATTATTGGCGCGGTTGCGGCAGTGCTACAACAATAA
- a CDS encoding HAD-IIA family hydrolase: MKNIICDIDGVLLHDNKLIPGSDKFIHRVLEQGNPLVILTNYPVQTGKDLQNRLGAAGINVPETCFYTSAMATADFLKHQNGNKAYVIGEGALTHELYNAGFTITDINPDFVIVGETRSYNWDMIHKASRFVAGGARFIATNPDTHGPAFSPACGALCAAIERITGKMPFYVGKPSSWIIRSALNHIQGHSENTVIIGDNMRTDILAGFQAGLETILVTSGVSQLSDIDKEPFRPNHVFACAGDIDIV, encoded by the coding sequence ATGAAAAATATTATTTGCGATATTGATGGCGTATTACTGCACGACAACAAGCTAATTCCAGGAAGTGACAAGTTTATTCACCGTGTGCTTGAGCAAGGTAACCCGTTAGTTATCCTCACCAATTATCCGGTGCAAACGGGTAAAGACTTACAAAACCGCCTAGGCGCTGCAGGTATTAATGTGCCAGAAACCTGTTTCTACACTTCTGCCATGGCCACCGCCGACTTTCTTAAGCACCAAAATGGCAATAAAGCCTATGTTATCGGTGAAGGCGCACTGACTCATGAGCTGTACAACGCTGGTTTCACTATAACTGATATTAATCCAGACTTTGTTATTGTTGGTGAAACACGATCTTACAATTGGGACATGATCCATAAAGCATCACGCTTTGTTGCTGGCGGTGCACGTTTTATCGCAACTAATCCAGATACCCATGGCCCAGCATTTAGCCCTGCTTGTGGCGCTTTATGTGCTGCCATTGAACGTATCACGGGTAAAATGCCATTTTATGTGGGCAAACCTAGCTCATGGATTATCCGCTCAGCTTTGAATCATATTCAGGGACACTCTGAAAATACCGTAATTATTGGCGATAATATGCGAACCGATATTCTGGCCGGCTTTCAAGCAGGTTTAGAAACCATTTTGGTCACCAGTGGCGTAAGTCAATTGAGTGATATAGATAAAGAACCTTTTAGACCAAATCATGTGTTTGCTTGCGCTGGTGATATTGATATCGTTTAG
- a CDS encoding GNAT family N-acetyltransferase, whose translation MTDICIFNLEMTDRSQLKPKHDASGLIVVEVKIKQYQFNRFLYQFVGARWEWTDRLPWTNSQWQKYSEADNLHLFVAYKDGAPAGYFELQQQDEANVEIVYFGLGEHFIGKGFGGYLLTQAIEKAWTLPNTQRVWVHTCSLDHPSALLNYQARGFSLFRTDTEPRTNQTAN comes from the coding sequence ATGACAGACATCTGTATTTTTAATCTTGAAATGACCGACCGCAGCCAATTAAAGCCCAAGCATGATGCCAGCGGATTAATCGTGGTTGAGGTAAAAATAAAACAATATCAATTTAACCGCTTTCTGTATCAGTTTGTGGGTGCCCGATGGGAATGGACCGACAGACTACCGTGGACTAATAGCCAATGGCAGAAGTACAGTGAAGCGGATAATTTACATTTATTTGTAGCATATAAAGATGGCGCACCCGCGGGATATTTTGAGTTGCAGCAACAAGACGAGGCTAATGTAGAAATTGTATATTTTGGCTTAGGAGAGCACTTTATTGGTAAAGGGTTTGGCGGCTATCTACTGACTCAAGCAATTGAAAAGGCATGGACATTACCAAACACACAACGAGTGTGGGTGCATACTTGCTCATTGGATCATCCTAGTGCCTTGCTAAACTATCAAGCTCGCGGATTTAGCTTATTTAGAACAGACACCGAACCCAGAACTAATCAAACAGCAAACTAA
- a CDS encoding M28 family metallopeptidase codes for MKRLFPFCALALLTACNSDDAKHASTEQTSKTEVTTVTFNEQRFRTDIETLSSDKFEGRAPTTQGEKLTLDYLSTAFTEMGLKGAYKGSFLQPVPMVSYTASEQQQVKLAGIDMQYRQNIVLSSRHDNNQVTIKDAPLVFVGYGINAPEYGWNDYQDLDMKGKIAIVLVNDPGFAHPEGAKFNGKAMTYYGRWTYKFEEASRQGALGAIIIHETEPAAYPWSVVENSWTGAQQDLVLSKVEQDQRIQVEGWLTLDSATALFNKAGLSLPSLMDRAANSSLNVDLAQTANIDFANKAEYADSYNVVATLTGSTQADEQILFTAHWDHIGKDDTKDGDQIYNGALDNASGTAGILEIARQFAQQAKQGQGLARSLTFIATTGEEQGLLGSRYYAANPIYPIDKTVAVFNLDSTNVYGKTKDYTIVGKGQSELENYLDRAAAKQNRISQGELNPASGGFFRSDHFSFAKLGVPAVFAGGGNEPVDEATAQYKTAMLVKMKGCYHNVCDYYRPEWDLSGSLQDLGVYYQAAAELADSQDWPGYFVGSEFNQLRPAK; via the coding sequence ATGAAACGATTGTTTCCTTTTTGCGCCCTAGCCTTGCTAACGGCATGTAATAGTGACGATGCTAAACACGCTTCAACCGAACAAACGTCAAAAACAGAGGTCACGACAGTAACGTTTAATGAACAGCGCTTTAGAACTGACATCGAAACATTATCATCTGATAAGTTTGAAGGTCGTGCTCCTACTACCCAAGGCGAAAAATTAACCCTAGATTATCTATCCACAGCCTTCACCGAAATGGGCCTAAAAGGCGCCTACAAGGGTAGCTTTCTCCAACCGGTACCAATGGTGAGTTATACCGCCAGCGAACAACAACAGGTTAAACTCGCAGGCATCGATATGCAGTATCGACAAAATATCGTACTCAGTAGTCGTCATGATAATAATCAAGTTACCATTAAAGATGCACCATTAGTGTTCGTCGGTTACGGTATTAATGCGCCTGAATACGGCTGGAATGATTATCAAGACCTCGACATGAAAGGCAAAATTGCTATTGTTTTGGTTAATGACCCAGGTTTTGCACATCCTGAAGGGGCTAAGTTTAATGGTAAGGCAATGACCTATTATGGCCGTTGGACCTATAAGTTTGAAGAGGCCAGTCGCCAAGGTGCCTTAGGTGCAATCATCATCCATGAAACTGAACCCGCCGCTTATCCGTGGTCGGTCGTTGAAAATAGCTGGACCGGCGCTCAACAAGATTTAGTCTTAAGTAAAGTAGAACAGGATCAACGGATTCAAGTTGAAGGATGGTTAACCTTAGACAGTGCAACAGCCCTGTTTAATAAAGCAGGCTTATCCTTACCCTCGCTAATGGATCGTGCCGCTAACAGTTCACTCAATGTCGATTTAGCCCAAACTGCCAACATCGATTTTGCTAACAAAGCTGAGTATGCTGACAGTTATAATGTGGTTGCGACCTTAACGGGTAGCACTCAAGCAGACGAACAGATTTTATTCACTGCACACTGGGATCATATCGGTAAAGATGACACCAAAGACGGTGACCAAATTTATAATGGTGCGTTAGACAATGCCTCTGGTACAGCTGGGATTCTAGAGATTGCCCGCCAGTTTGCGCAGCAAGCTAAACAAGGCCAAGGCTTAGCTCGCTCATTAACCTTTATTGCCACTACCGGTGAAGAACAAGGCTTATTAGGCTCACGTTACTACGCCGCTAACCCTATTTATCCTATTGATAAAACCGTGGCAGTATTTAACCTAGACAGCACCAATGTGTATGGTAAAACTAAAGACTACACCATTGTCGGCAAAGGGCAGTCTGAGTTGGAAAACTATTTAGACCGCGCAGCAGCGAAACAGAATCGCATTAGCCAGGGCGAACTTAACCCTGCATCAGGTGGTTTTTTTCGTTCAGATCACTTCAGCTTTGCTAAGTTAGGTGTACCGGCGGTATTTGCCGGTGGTGGTAACGAGCCGGTTGATGAAGCCACGGCACAATATAAAACAGCCATGTTAGTTAAAATGAAGGGTTGTTACCACAATGTCTGCGACTATTATCGTCCTGAGTGGGATTTATCAGGATCATTACAAGATTTAGGTGTGTATTACCAAGCTGCAGCAGAGTTAGCTGATAGCCAAGATTGGCCAGGATATTTTGTCGGTTCTGAATTTAATCAGTTACGTCCAGCAAAGTAA
- a CDS encoding VOC family protein → MSQHHSINYLEIPVKDIIATKAFFTQVFGWHFQDYGPEYSCFLRVGIEGGFYQADSQFSLAKGSPLIVLYSQDLAATEAKIIQAGGLITKAIFSFPGGRRFHFIDVNGNEYAVWSE, encoded by the coding sequence ATGAGTCAGCATCATAGTATTAATTATTTAGAAATACCGGTGAAAGACATTATTGCAACTAAAGCCTTTTTTACTCAGGTTTTCGGCTGGCACTTTCAAGACTACGGTCCTGAATATAGTTGTTTTTTACGGGTAGGAATTGAAGGCGGCTTTTATCAAGCAGACAGCCAATTTTCCCTAGCTAAGGGCAGTCCGTTAATTGTGCTTTATAGCCAAGACTTAGCAGCTACAGAAGCAAAAATTATTCAGGCTGGTGGACTAATAACCAAAGCGATATTCAGTTTCCCTGGTGGCAGACGATTTCATTTTATCGACGTGAATGGTAATGAATATGCCGTTTGGTCCGAATAA